The sequence TCATAGAAGTCATGTGGAAACTATAAATCTTTATCGAAAATGTACATGAAGTGTTAATTAATGTAATCAAACCGAAATTGATAAGAATATTATATACAATTTATAGGAAAAAGGAACTGTTCTTAAAAACTAAACGCAGTtccataaattttgaaatgacaTAAGCATTTTGAAGTTGATAGGAATGTCATATACAAGTTAGACTAAAAGTCGATGAAACTTATTCCAATCTAATTTTAAtactcattagatttgtcattaGTTATTGGTGTACATAAAATCCTAATCACGGAAAAGAAAGAGatgctatttttttttgctgaggaAATTAGCAAATTTTATTAGGAAGAAATTAACTTAGATACATTATGTGGTTAGTTTTTACAGAAGAATGGCTACGAATCGTACTGCttgtgtgtcctcgatattcatcagctGCTCCAGGCAGTTTCCGCATAATAGAGCTATTAAAAATCGCTGTCACGTCAGCTCATTCAACTCCCAGCAAGGATTTGTCTTTACGGATCATAAAATAGTACTAAgatatgtttcatttttttagttACTATCAGACAAGTtagataatttgaatttttgttttgtagtttcGAGGTTAGACTACTCCACCGCAAATATCAGGAGGTGCTTCACGCTAATGCATTTGATTAAtattggaaatttcattcgcttTAATTTAagtagagttttatgtttcatatatGTATACAATGATCATTTATTGGACATGATATGGAATACATTATGTAGCTATCATGGGAAGTACCAATAGTGCCCAATCGGAATATTATATAATGTGAATGAAAATTTTGCTCAGTGATGTAGAACAAATATTCCACACGGAAAAGCGCGCGATCgcaaaatgactaaaatatttgttgtttttctgaatttgatcggTAAAAATTTGGAACAACTAATTGATCGTTGTCTTTTTCCTAAATTGTCATTTTTGATGTATCATGCTGGTAGTTTTGCAATAACATCCACACTAATGATCCAACAATGGCACACAACACAAACGGATAATGAAGTGTTACAGTTGAGTAATGACCTACACCTCAAACGGAAAATGAAACGATTCATTGAGATTACAACTGAGCAATGaaatacacagttcgaaaatatCTTGTGATATTACACATTATGAGATACACACATCGCGACTCAAGTCGAGAGACATTAGATCATGAAACACGTCAGATAATCGACTGAgaaacagaagcacatatctgctcgataaataattgatacatataaatccatacagctgCACTTGGTTACCGAGTTCAAATTACACTCTGAGTCTGTAAAAtgctgtacgaatggaatattgcagtATTTGATAAGTTAAGTTGATATGAATTGTAACGTTTGTAaagttatgtcacctgtaaaatgcataatttttttcaatgtactCTCAGTTTTTGAACTGAAATACCtatttgaataatttgttttaCTGTAAGTCTCTTCGAAATATGAGGCAATGTAATGTAATTGAatgtaattttcatttgaaagacaagagttttttttacgtttaaaTAAATCAAGACTATTTTCGCTTTAAAATGGTAGTGAAATGCACCGTTATAATTCCCGAGAGAGATTTAATCAGTAGAATGACTTGCTGGAAGAGCATATATAGTTCCATTTTCTAGTACATTATTAATGAACCAAATGCTAGAGATGTACTTTcaaaaatacaataaatgtcATTTCACTGAAGAAGAAGCTTGAACTTTTTTAATTACGTATAGACGAACTGTCCCAAAATACACCATATGCAGATAGTTAAATCAATTATATTGCTGAAATATCTTTTCATCACAATGAAAActtgttttgaaaataattgttaGAATTTACTTTCACATtgccatttgaaaattttatgattcaatcgtttctggtgaaatgaagagggttTTTCTTTTGTGTTTTGCTAGTGTGACTATAACCGGAGTGGCGAcgactgttcgtttggaatgacagctttgttctAAACGAGAAAACGATCAGTCAAATACAATGTTCACGAAACTGCCATTATTTAGGATTCAAAGTTTTGAGTTGttaccaacattacggatgagatgtcgtcattcTGGTTATAGCCACTCTATGTTTTGCTTTCTTCGTTCTAAGCTAACTGACATCATTCTAAAACAGTAATTTTGTTTATCATTTCTGTTGAACAATGAttacaatattgaaaatttatgaTCTGGTGTACTTTACACAAATTTTTCACAGTTATTTTTACAGgttattatttccaaaagtcagATCGAGGATATTGTCATAAGTTACAGAGTAATTTCTTGACTGTAAGCTTCCACTAATAGGGTTTCTATAGATTTGATAACACCAGTATGTTTTAATCAGTCATGGAACCGGTACAGTTGAAGTCAGTTCGTTTGacgttggagtagttttgaggctaATTTTGACGATGGTTTTTTAGGATCCTCGGATTTTACGATGGTTAGAAATTTTAAATACTCCTCATCCGGTAATTACGAGACcggaaaattcaggaatttgtcACGTGATAactagaactttcatttgaatctaaggttgtgACCAGTGGTGGTAAAGTATCGTTTCCGAACCAGAAAACGCGAGTATGAATTTGCCAGTACCATCGTTCGAGCAAACATGACCGAATCAAGAACCAATGCTTCAGTTTGTGATCCCATCGTTACTAGTACGTTCATGAACAATGAATCGAAGGAATGATAATCAatgtaactccagaaccggaggtcggattcagatgaaattgaaaaaaaaacctgtttcgaCACACCtactgatgtaatgatgcctttcttaaattattctttcaatactaTATGTTACTGGATTCATAAAAATATTAGAGAAGAGTTATGAAGATTTCTTTTGAAGAATACTACtgaatttgaatttatgttggtgaaaatcgattctaCCATtaatgagaaaatgaagtgagttccattttaaccactatttctggtcagagcttaaaattgtcacgcattctcaatgaaagaatcctaTCCAACAAcctcatttttaatattttactgtctcattcgtaaatgaccgacaccagaacaaacgaagagagatgaagtattttcgtttctcattgaaaaaatgagagaaaataattgccaacgtcactctttcctctataacaagacgaaaccaaactaacgtcttcagggagcatcagcagaatttcaatgctcattctttcatcgatgtattgaacatctgtgacgcttggctataaatagtgactaaaatatgacaaatcgaagtaattacatctcaGAACCTCTttagaaaccaaaactactacaaattcgaacaccaacaggtaaaatttattgtgaaacctttttctgtcattttcgatgctcacagcttcggttgaatatcgacactgcatactatgggattttcactgggaaaatgaaagaaaaaacacaattttgaaactactctcccgattatgtcattgactggacatggacttcgttctcatagtttgcaagcgaagctgagagtgacagtaatttttcgtcattttcgtctattttgagcagggtttggatgaatgaagcagtgaagatgagtatacatgcttcacggcgtatgatattcatgaatatacctGCTTTATGAACCATGTCGCTTTTGAAGAAACGTGAACCTTGTTGCTGTATAGGAATGGCTGTCCATGCACGAGAATGGAAGAGAGCAAACAATATTCACCCCTACTACTGTTTCTCCTTCTCACGGTTTCTCAATATTTACGGGGCTAGAAAGTGACGAAGATTATAcattcagttttcgctaacagactgatgactggctcttaacTGTCGAATCGCTATTCAGCAGAAACTTGATTTACAGAAGTAACAAAAGTGCAGTAGCTAGCTTCTCTATAACACCCAGCAAAcgaagcgtttgtttgttttcagtatTTGCTGAGATCACCAGATCGCCATTGCAAATTGTTGCACTCCTGCTACGTCtatttataatattcaagtataactaagaattcttaTTCTCTATTAACTTGACACGAATTGaataagtgatatgcaacagttttcgtGGCATAAAGTCATCAATAACATCCGTTCGCGCTcggagagccagtcatcagtctgttagcgaaaactgaatatatttaGCTTCATCACTTCCCAGCCCCGTGAAGATTGTTAGCTTGCAGTTAAATATTTTGTGAGAAGAACGACGCTCTGACCAACGAGAGAGAAAATTATATTCACGGCTTCTGAgcttcatgaagactctaaCACCAGCACACTGCACCATTTGTGTATATAtggaatatatttgcttccactagcgttttgtttgtgtggttctttttgactggaaaggcgtcctctttgtgagcggtggaattaggttttgcacgaacataacataacctcacaaaaatgaacaaaatgaaccCATTTTGATAGCtaacagtggtttgtttatgtgttcattgcgttcattctaatttgaatacgtgttaatagatatgtaaacaaaccactgatagttgTCAAAAGGTCATCGGCAGCTCATTGGTTgttcattcgagtggtcatcgtgcaaaacctaattgttcgttcacaatgcaatggaaactaaatattcattcaccggtgaatgaatattccaaaccctgATTTTGAGTCCatcaaaatgacttttattagttcTGTTTCTGAAACCGAAAACTAGATATCGGTATACtgaaattcggttcattcaaccaccaACTACTATGACCtataaattggaacagtttcgagttcttagaaggtttttttttacgattttctatGATTGGTTGGAAtttaaaaaacttattcccttgtaatTTTTGAGCTGGAAGTTGGACTTTGATAAAACCAGAGGTCCTCTATTTGAATTTGATATTATGAAAATCTGTTATGAGTTGATTTGATCATAGACTATCATGATCGGCAAACTATAGAAATCTATTTGTTAAGGCCAGGGTCCTCCAAAAACCGtgtttcttcaaaaataaaaaatccagttattgtttaaacaatatttcaaatttATACTTGTTATAGATGAAGTAACATATATTATGCTTCATATCAAAAATTTTTCCTTATCATTTTTTCtatatggtggctctgaaaacagTTGCGACAACTCGTTCGATTTTTTGGTGGGTGTCATTATATCTTGGAAACCAATAGTCGGAAAACAGAAAGCAAAACAGTTTCATATTGTGCATCGATTTGGCTATGGTCGGAACTTGAATTTCGAGAAAAAACCGatcaaagtttttattcgtgACTAATCGCAACCCCTTTTTTTCTACCAACTTCCCGGTCGCGTGTACCCTCGGGACTAATTCTATATCATTTCTAATCAATATTTTCTAGCAATTCAAGGAattgtttttttaaatctgagaTGGTGTGAATCGGTAGAgatatcttcgagaaaagtgagtcacattgttttcattttttatccCACATGACTTTGTAATTCctgaactggaaatcagacccggatgaaattcaagaacctTTTATGGGTAGTCGCTTCCATATGAAATAAGGCTTGATAAAATCGATTCTATATCCTCTGAGAAAAGCTTGTCCCATCACGTttatatttttggtgcatacaACGGAAAATCAATAGGGCTATCCATTTGatcctaagtttatgaaaatcggttcagccatttctgagaaaagtgtaCATTTTcacaacatacacacacatgaaTGTTGCGATTTCGACGAGCTGTTTCGATAtgtgtatgacactcggccccttGAGCTTTTGTTTGAAGGTTTCAACTGTGATTGCACCTTCATGAGAAAGGCTGTACTTGGAGATGGTTGGGCTcgttaaaaattattaaaactctTATTGAAAGTATATATAATCTTAGATTTAATATATCTCACTTTTAACACTATTATGAGGTTGCAACCATTTACATGAATTATTACACATCGTTACTCTGGCATTATTCAGCTTGCAGTTGTTGGTTCTTGAAGGAAGACTCTTATCAgtaatcaaaattttgcttaGGGAATTCCTGTTTGCTTAAGATTCTGAATTAAAACGTATACTTGAAACCAATCTTGAGAAAAACGGTCCTTTCTTAAAACCAATGATTTCGATTCACTCGTTGTCTCTATAAAATATAGTTTCAGTTGCTTCATTGTTGCATGGCCAAAGAATGGGATAGAATGAGAACGAATCTACTCATTCGTTTACTACCCAAATATCGGAAGTGCAATCACCACCCGGATATCTAGAAGAAAGTTAGAAGGAAAGGTTTAATTTCAGTTCTAATGTAGCAATCAATCTGATTAATTACTTAAAATTCTTTGCTTCCCAGCAAGCACTACTTACCTCATTTCATGCGGAAGCGATGGACCGTAAGGTTCATCGGCGAAATCGACCAAAAAGTTTTTATTGATCTTCATGCCTCCTTGGTCCGTGTCGATGTCAAGCTGCACGATTGTTCCACCGGCTTTCACCATCTCCGGGTAAAATTGCTTGTCCCAGGGGGAGAATAAACTAGACGACACGTAGAGGCGTTTCCCGTCCAACGAAAGTTGTAACATTTGCGGACCTCCCAGCAGTCGCCGATTTTTAATGAAAACTGGATCCGGTTGATAGGTTAGTTCTTTGTCCTCGACAACTTTCACTTTTGAATCGCTAAGAATGGCACCGCCCAGCCAAACTTGACCGGTTAGTTTAGGATTTGCACGATCGGTTATATCATACTGACGAACATCTCCATGAAGCCAATTGCTGAAGTAAAGGAACCTATCGTCAAGAGAGATTAAAATATCTGTCATCATTCCATTGATGTATGGAGAGGGCCTTCCATCGACTTTTTTGGCTGGTACATCGATAACTTTGTGTGCAATGTACTGATCGGTAGTTTCATCCCGATAGAATCGGAATACTTTGGCCTTCAGTGCACAGCCTACATATCCTTGATTTTCTTTGGGATTGTGCAGAAATCTAATTTCCAGGGGACAGATTCCTTCTTCCCCTAGATCTATGGTTTGGAACAATTCACGTTCGTTCCATTTATAAAAGTTGAGCCGCCGACCGTACTGTGCCGGATCTTCAATATCCGAGTCTTGATAACCACGTCTGAACAACTTGGGAGCACCCCATTCGGACGATACCATCACATTGAAATATGGCTGGTACCAGTAATCGTACCCACACAGCGCCGTCTTATCTCCTCTGGTCCAGACTCCCACGAACTCGAAATTCTTATCAAACTCAACAAACTCTCCTTTTGCATTACCTTCTGCGTCACCCATGACCGATATCATTATATTTCCATTTGGCAGACAGTGAGTCGTGTGAGGTGCAGTGGCGTTTGCCTCTTTCAATACTGTTCCTTCGATAGTTTTGAACAAAGTCGGTGCTTTAGGATCAGTTCCAACATCGACAATGAAAATGCGGTCTGAATTCAAACAAGGCAAAACCATTCGGTCTCTCTTTGGAGCTTTCGTTTTATTGTCCACGAAGTGACAACTGGAACAGGTATTCCATCCGCTGTGGTGTAACTCATTGCCCGTACTGTTGGTGAACGTTCGATGAATTATCTGAAATGCAAAAGACGGCATGTTTGCCAACTCAAACAACATTGAACGAAAATTAACACAAACTTGACAGAAAGTCGGGCTATCGGGATCCACATCGACAGTAGAAAGATAATCACCGTGCGACTCGTTCAGATTTGGCTGTACTGTCACTACATACAGAAGCTTCTCCCGAGGACCGTCACGAACAGCATCCAACGGAGTTGCATAACCCGGTCCACAATAACATTCTTGAaaaaggaataaaaaaaattgcatggaTACAGAATCAAAAATTTATGAGAAACATGATCTTACTTGATTGGCTCATTTTACTGTTGATCGCCAGAAATTATAATCAACTGATTTGGGCAGAGTGCGCAGTTTGACTGAACGAATCTGTTCAAAGCGAAAtctgttgttgttttgcttGTGAAGCCGGTTTTATTGAAGATAAGTAATGATTCAGTGGATGTGCTCGAGTGATTGGTTTAGTGTTTGTGAACAAAAGTTGCTACTAACACAATATATATTTCGTGACGCACAACTTAAAGCTTTGTATCGCTTGATGGTTATGAATTTGATCGATTTGCCGCGtggaacaagtttttttttcatgttaatTGTTGTTCtcaatcaaaatttttgaaatggcGACTGAAATTTCTCACAAGTGATTCAAACAAAATATCAtcaatcagaaaactcactgaagAAAAGTTCAGCACCGAACGTTTGCAAACTGATttcacatggcaaaaaatcagttgtggaaAGTTTACTAGCGAACCTTCTTCTCGAAGATATTTAAGAAAATGAAAAGTTCGTACAtggaatatatctgatatgattctcgagcagaagatttttgggaattAAATTTTCTTAGCCGTTATATCccaaccctttgcagaatacacgatgaataaattcgccgatgaacaaaaactgaatgggaccataagacctttaatttgaatcaaagtttgtgaaaatcggccattCTGAGGTATGTGAGTAAGTAATCAGAGActaaaacttttaaactgtaattccgtaaccaaaagtcggataaattttaaattttgaaagacATCTTAAGGACTGAGGCCAgtttgttttagggcgttttagagggctattttcacgctttaaatctggttttctcagaaacggtgacaaatataaaaaaatccaactgacaatcttttagaaaattagtttagattattctataaaaatctcagaatgattgtttgacgttaGCGGTggagaaagtcttttttctgaaggaagaatagcATAACTGagaacggcaactttcaacttgttcattgaatatcttgccttcaaaagcatggatcaaaaatctatcctgaaaatgttcagataatttaatttagatgcgattagtgcataaaaacataatttaatttagatgcgattagtgtcgcgatgaaaattaagtTAAAGTTATTTTTatggaggtaagtcgatttctatgtcggcgccatttttgttccctggtaacgtaacgaaacacgagagagaaataaaatcggttcaaaaattcttggattttatgtggtGTAGTCAaacaccgaaaatatcaaaactttcttggccacccggccacatcgagagtcattttgcacatttgcgagagagcatcgagagaaatgtaatacgcacagcgagccacgtggttttacgcgacctactggcctcagcccttaagcccttttatttgaatctaagtttgtgaaagccGGTTTAggtatttccgagaaaagtgagtgcacaaaAGTGCTACATACACAGACCTTTTGCGTACTCTATGAACTGAATCTAATGGTGTATGAAGCTCGGGCCTCCGAGCTTCGGTGCAAAGATCGGGtttcgcagtgattgtataaccttttcaTATGAAAAGAACAAAAATCCCGTGAAATATTATTGCATTCTGAAtgttgattatagagacaaacATTTTGCTGAAATTCCAATTGATTGACTTACTATcacattttttatttcgattaaaccaattaaacgaaacctAACAAACGATGCACCGTGTTTTAATCccgcaccagtagcagacattcgtagctgtttcgttttcattatagcgtgtacgaaataaaacaaagcacGCGTCGTTCGTTTTTTcataaagtattttttttatacgGGTTTTTGCACTTAAGTTTAACGCGGCCGTTTTACaataaaaaagtatttttttgctggattttgttgtattttttttccttaaagGAGGCGCTTTCGCTGTTATCTAGCGAATGAAGAGGaagcagtggttcgctattcacgccCCCGTCCATTGGCTTGACATCACTGTAATTGGCGGGACAATCGTTACTTATTTCACAGGCGTTggataagttgttaactgcagctggtgtactttgttctttgGGGATACTGGTGGTTTCGTTgagggggatgcttcattgttgttggtggctgtcacaggtgtactgggattgcttggggttggttggaagaaagcaccgttgtcctttggtgtagttgtctagtTTATCCCATGGTTTACCGTAATGAACAgccttttggcaatattgacatgtgaccatctgactgtcataggtaacaatttgcacgggattcttgtatcctgaccggaagtcacataagaaggtatagtcctcttcaagcgcatgcgtagcaaacgtacgccatttagaataccggggaaaaagtttttccacttttctttctcGATAGAGAGCatctcttcgtattgggacatagttttgcgaatataaggatcgatgacgcttgagggaaggtcatgcacacgcacttctatagcactatctttcttatatactggaatgttgtacttaatgttttcgtgctccacatagtgcacattgttattgtcttttgagaattgaattgcatccaactctttacaaaactggatgtaaacaaaattatttgtcttattgcattgaagtaaatgcacacgtttaatgtcaagatgcattcgcTCCTTATGCaaactttcaagttctcgtatcgaagggcgAATttggcactgcctgaagtcaac comes from Malaya genurostris strain Urasoe2022 chromosome 3, Malgen_1.1, whole genome shotgun sequence and encodes:
- the LOC131437685 gene encoding methanethiol oxidase; this encodes MSQSKCYCGPGYATPLDAVRDGPREKLLYVVTVQPNLNESHGDYLSTVDVDPDSPTFCQIIHRTFTNSTGNELHHSGWNTCSSCHFVDNKTKAPKRDRMVLPCLNSDRIFIVDVGTDPKAPTLFKTIEGTVLKEANATAPHTTHCLPNGNIMISVMGDAEGNAKGEFVEFDKNFEFVGVWTRGDKTALCGYDYWYQPYFNVMVSSEWGAPKLFRRGYQDSDIEDPAQYGRRLNFYKWNERELFQTIDLGEEGICPLEIRFLHNPKENQGYVGCALKAKVFRFYRDETTDQYIAHKVIDVPAKKVDGRPSPYINGMMTDILISLDDRFLYFSNWLHGDVRQYDITDRANPKLTGQVWLGGAILSDSKVKVVEDKELTYQPDPVFIKNRRLLGGPQMLQLSLDGKRLYVSSSLFSPWDKQFYPEMVKAGGTIVQLDIDTDQGGMKINKNFLVDFADEPYGPSLPHEMRYPGGDCTSDIWVVNE